AGGCCGTGGAGATCGCCACCGCCTTCGTCATGGGCCTGCCCGCGCTGGTCGGCGAGGGCGTCAGCTGGAAGGACGTCCGCCTGCGCGCCCTGCACGCCTCGCCGGTCGAGCTCCAGCCGCTGCCGACGCACCACGCCGACGGGACGGTCGAGGCCGAGGCGTGACGCCGGCGCGCTGGGCGCTCCTCGCGCTCTTCGCCGTCGGGCTCGCCCTCGTCTTCGGCCTCGCCTCGCGCGAGCGGCGGCTCGACGCCGACGACGCGGCCGCCAAGGTCGCGACCTACGTGCAGGACCAGCTCGGCGTGCGCCTGCAGGACGTCAGCTGCCCCGACGACGTCGCGGCCGAGCAGGGCAGGCGCTTCACCTGCACCGCGCGGGCCATGGGCCGCAGGCTCGAGCTGGAGCTCGAGCTCACCGACGACCAGGGCCGCTTCAAGCCGGTGCGCATCGACGGCG
The DNA window shown above is from Conexibacter sp. SYSU D00693 and carries:
- a CDS encoding DUF4333 domain-containing protein, with the protein product MTPARWALLALFAVGLALVFGLASRERRLDADDAAAKVATYVQDQLGVRLQDVSCPDDVAAEQGRRFTCTARAMGRRLELELELTDDQGRFKPVRIDGGPRPGGTTTPRTTTTQAG